The Sediminispirochaeta bajacaliforniensis DSM 16054 genome has a segment encoding these proteins:
- a CDS encoding LacI family DNA-binding transcriptional regulator, translating into MKVRISDIAERANVSAATVSLVLNNKPGVGEKMREQILAIAKEMNYKGKINSPKRNITFLKITKNGHLQESSRLYSAYFDDLVEGLSTEARSAGYNINMTYFQDLPQDIDSNFPESEGFILLASDLEHQNISALESLNKPMVLIGSDIPIMFCDQIGVDNTDATYKILHHLYRKGHRHIGLVTNNGKDIDVHEREDAFKRGVKALGITFTKEDFIRIDPLSNENTSLPIQIKKGTSPSAFVCCDDTIALKFYQTLVLLGFRIAEEVTLTGFDYLPESRFIHPPLTTFQFPHSEMGKLAFSILKSRIEKGEDGTPFIRYKLQGKLIDRLSAQ; encoded by the coding sequence ATGAAGGTCAGAATAAGTGATATCGCCGAACGGGCAAACGTTTCTGCAGCAACAGTTTCCCTTGTCCTCAACAACAAACCAGGGGTTGGAGAAAAAATGCGGGAACAAATTCTCGCCATTGCAAAAGAAATGAACTATAAGGGAAAGATCAATTCGCCTAAAAGAAATATTACTTTTTTAAAAATCACGAAAAACGGCCACTTGCAGGAAAGCAGCCGACTCTACTCTGCCTATTTCGACGATCTCGTAGAAGGCTTATCCACGGAAGCTCGTAGCGCAGGATATAATATCAACATGACCTATTTTCAGGACCTTCCCCAGGATATCGATTCAAATTTCCCGGAGTCGGAAGGATTTATCCTTTTGGCATCGGATCTGGAACACCAGAATATCTCAGCACTGGAATCACTGAACAAGCCAATGGTACTTATCGGGTCCGATATTCCCATAATGTTCTGCGATCAGATCGGCGTAGACAATACGGATGCAACCTATAAGATTCTTCACCATCTTTACAGGAAGGGCCATCGACACATTGGGCTTGTCACAAATAACGGCAAAGATATCGATGTCCATGAGCGGGAAGACGCCTTTAAGCGCGGAGTGAAAGCACTGGGGATTACCTTCACCAAAGAAGATTTCATTCGCATAGATCCTCTTTCCAATGAGAACACATCCCTGCCCATTCAGATCAAAAAGGGAACATCGCCCTCAGCCTTTGTCTGCTGTGATGACACTATCGCATTAAAATTCTACCAGACCCTGGTACTTCTTGGATTCAGAATAGCCGAAGAGGTAACGCTGACAGGATTTGACTACCTACCGGAAAGCAGATTTATCCATCCGCCCCTCACCACATTTCAATTTCCTCATAGCGAAATGGGGAAACTGGCCTTTTCCATTCTCAAAAGTCGCATCGAAAAGGGAGAGGATGGGACACCCTTTATTCGATACAAGCTTCAAGGAAAACTGATAGACAGACTTTCAGCCCAATGA
- a CDS encoding ABC transporter substrate-binding protein — protein MKRLIWVVCILSLWLPLAFAGGQQDPSKQNKGDEVFWLYETATPENEQAFRDYFVKVVNERSDTYHLNVRFDANFDQNIRTSMLAGAGPDIVQTAGPSYVQEFAEEDYLLPLDSYAEKYGWKDRFFPMMIELGSYNGKLYALPKTYEAMVLFYNKSLFEKNGWKLPTSWKEFDALCRQIKQSGTIPIVSGNSSWKPTNEHYVTIFFNHIAGPDNVKKALKGEIPWTDPVFVKAITTLKYYFQNYFTPDYFSFADIDALNVLAQGEAAMYPSGTWNFQNIGTYFEEAGNEWDWAPLPSAEGVEFPVYDLGIGATLSINKKSEHADEAAEILDTLSSDKGIIVDLNAHWPGEWNLPINTISRKDFGDKVDPRYARSIEEIARAVDQGGYGYTTWTFWPPKTNQYLWESIEKVWLDQLSPEEYLAELDRVFQEELAEGKVPPVPNSK, from the coding sequence ATGAAAAGACTCATATGGGTAGTATGCATATTGTCTTTGTGGCTGCCCCTTGCCTTTGCCGGCGGTCAGCAGGACCCTTCGAAGCAGAATAAAGGAGACGAAGTTTTCTGGCTCTATGAAACGGCGACTCCGGAAAATGAACAGGCCTTCCGGGACTACTTTGTGAAAGTCGTAAATGAACGATCGGATACCTATCATTTGAACGTACGGTTTGATGCGAATTTTGATCAGAATATTCGAACTTCTATGCTGGCGGGAGCCGGCCCAGATATCGTTCAGACGGCGGGACCGTCGTATGTACAAGAATTTGCCGAAGAAGATTATCTGCTGCCGCTTGATTCCTATGCCGAAAAATACGGCTGGAAAGATCGTTTTTTCCCCATGATGATTGAACTGGGATCCTATAACGGAAAACTTTATGCTTTGCCAAAAACCTATGAGGCAATGGTTTTGTTTTACAATAAAAGCCTCTTTGAGAAAAACGGATGGAAGCTTCCGACCAGTTGGAAAGAGTTTGATGCACTCTGCCGGCAAATCAAACAAAGCGGCACCATTCCCATCGTTTCGGGAAACTCCTCGTGGAAGCCAACCAACGAACACTATGTGACGATTTTTTTCAATCACATTGCAGGCCCGGACAATGTGAAAAAGGCTTTGAAGGGTGAAATACCCTGGACCGATCCTGTTTTTGTGAAAGCCATTACCACATTGAAATACTATTTTCAGAACTATTTCACACCCGATTACTTTTCCTTTGCCGATATTGATGCGCTTAATGTGCTTGCTCAGGGGGAGGCGGCAATGTATCCGTCCGGAACATGGAACTTTCAGAATATCGGTACCTATTTCGAAGAGGCGGGGAACGAATGGGACTGGGCACCATTGCCTTCTGCAGAGGGAGTTGAATTTCCGGTCTATGATCTTGGTATCGGCGCCACATTGTCAATCAATAAGAAATCGGAACATGCCGATGAAGCTGCGGAGATTCTGGATACCTTAAGCAGCGATAAAGGTATTATCGTTGATTTGAATGCCCATTGGCCGGGTGAGTGGAATCTTCCAATCAATACCATTTCCCGCAAGGATTTCGGTGATAAGGTTGACCCTCGCTACGCCAGGAGCATAGAAGAAATTGCGAGAGCGGTCGACCAGGGGGGATACGGTTACACTACCTGGACCTTTTGGCCGCCCAAAACCAATCAGTATCTCTGGGAGAGCATAGAGAAGGTGTGGCTCGATCAGCTTTCCCCGGAAGAGTATCTTGCCGAGCTTGATAGGGTTTTTCAGGAGGAGCTTGCCGAAGGAAAGGTCCCTCCGGTACCTAATTCCAAGTAA
- a CDS encoding carbohydrate ABC transporter permease, which produces MKTKPSKMTDAYFILPALIINIAIILIPALLTIVMSFTKWNGLGMPEFNGLDNFFTLFQNENYIIAIVNNLKWTAFFLTVPIILSLCIAMLLMQLKFLRDPLQTIFFIPNVISPVIICAIFSSMIFNPRSGILGFINRSELLPFVLKNPLTSVRHSIWAVAFVDNWHWWGFLTVVFLAAMRQINVELLEAAEMDGASFLQKFFRIVIPSIKSNIFFMLLMTIIWSFLAFDYVWILTQGGPGNSSEMLATLSYKYSFYHHDIGSGAATALTMSLLAGGVIYFYVKHQIAEEEQ; this is translated from the coding sequence ATGAAAACCAAACCGAGCAAGATGACCGATGCATATTTTATACTTCCCGCATTAATTATTAATATTGCCATCATTCTTATTCCTGCATTGCTGACCATCGTTATGTCGTTTACCAAGTGGAATGGCCTTGGTATGCCGGAATTCAACGGATTGGATAATTTTTTTACATTGTTTCAGAATGAAAACTACATAATTGCGATCGTTAATAATCTGAAATGGACAGCATTTTTTCTTACCGTGCCCATCATTCTTTCCCTCTGTATCGCCATGTTGCTTATGCAGCTGAAGTTTCTGAGAGATCCGCTGCAAACTATCTTTTTTATACCCAATGTCATATCTCCTGTGATTATTTGTGCAATTTTCAGCTCGATGATTTTTAATCCCCGGAGCGGTATCCTTGGTTTTATTAATCGGTCGGAATTACTTCCGTTTGTTTTGAAGAATCCGCTGACATCGGTGCGCCATTCTATTTGGGCCGTTGCTTTTGTCGATAATTGGCATTGGTGGGGATTCCTGACGGTTGTCTTTCTTGCGGCGATGCGCCAGATAAACGTAGAACTTTTGGAAGCTGCAGAGATGGACGGGGCTTCGTTTTTGCAAAAGTTCTTTCGCATCGTTATTCCTTCAATAAAATCAAACATTTTCTTTATGCTGCTTATGACGATTATCTGGTCGTTTCTTGCTTTTGACTATGTGTGGATATTAACCCAGGGCGGCCCCGGCAATTCCAGCGAGATGCTCGCCACACTCTCGTATAAATACTCTTTCTACCATCACGATATAGGAAGCGGCGCCGCGACGGCTTTGACAATGAGTCTCCTTGCAGGAGGCGTTATCTACTTCTATGTAAAACATCAAATAGCAGAGGAAGAGCAATGA
- a CDS encoding carbohydrate ABC transporter permease, which produces MKYTKTVHIVSLLVCLVLLIITILPLGLMLVNSFKSNVAIANNPLSLPKTIHVTNFVRAWKFGHLGTALVNSVLITILTVVVTILVSCMAAYVLSTKRMKHWKAMSIYFLACNTIPKQLFIIPLFFILQRMGLINNRVALAVIYSAIFTPFAIFLLRTYFLQIDKDIENSARVDGAGSLRIFFSILLPLIQPGILTAALIVGLWCWNEFLFAVTFLQNDLFYTVAVRFYSFTSRYVTEWGTLMAYAVMITIPILLFFIILQKRFISGMTAGGVKG; this is translated from the coding sequence ATGAAATATACGAAAACAGTCCATATCGTTTCGTTACTCGTTTGTCTGGTACTGCTGATTATCACAATTCTGCCACTCGGGCTCATGCTTGTGAACAGCTTTAAATCCAATGTGGCAATAGCAAATAATCCACTCTCCCTGCCGAAGACTATACATGTTACAAATTTTGTCAGGGCCTGGAAATTCGGTCATCTTGGTACGGCCCTGGTTAATAGTGTGTTGATCACAATTTTGACGGTTGTGGTGACGATATTGGTCAGTTGTATGGCTGCTTATGTACTCTCCACAAAACGGATGAAACATTGGAAGGCCATGTCGATCTATTTTCTTGCCTGTAATACGATACCGAAACAGCTTTTTATCATCCCGTTGTTTTTCATCCTTCAAAGGATGGGATTGATTAATAATCGGGTGGCTCTGGCCGTTATCTATTCGGCAATATTTACGCCCTTTGCCATCTTTCTTCTCCGGACATATTTTCTTCAGATAGACAAGGATATCGAGAATTCCGCCAGGGTCGATGGTGCAGGATCCTTACGAATCTTTTTTAGCATCCTCTTACCCTTGATTCAGCCGGGTATTCTTACCGCGGCTCTCATTGTCGGACTGTGGTGCTGGAACGAATTCCTTTTTGCCGTTACCTTTCTGCAAAACGACCTATTTTATACCGTCGCTGTCAGATTCTACAGTTTTACAAGTCGCTATGTTACCGAGTGGGGAACCCTTATGGCATATGCCGTTATGATTACCATACCCATTCTCCTTTTTTTCATCATCCTACAAAAAAGATTCATATCCGGAATGACTGCCGGAGGCGTTAAAGGTTGA
- a CDS encoding ADP-ribosylglycohydrolase family protein — MIDSPAYIEKVYSGVLGKIIGVYMGRPVEGWSHKKIQKEIGDIWYYVHDKIGVPLIVTDDDISGTFTFIRALEDSPGQKIPDGKDVAHAWLNYIIENRTILWWGGKGISTEHTAYLALKEGVEPPESGSIERNGKIVAEQIGAQIFIDGWAMVAPGDPDFAVSLASAAAHVSHDREAVYGAMVIAAMEALAFVCDGTEDILKKALSYIPDDSVIYCMNSYLIELHHREPDWRKAWSEFSSMYNYEKYPGFCHIVPNHGLVVLSLLYGDDDFQKSQMIVNTCGWDTDCNAANVGCFLGIKNGLAGIDAGADFRTPVRDRLYLATADGGRAISDALTVAYQLINAARKLKGLPGLAPKQGARFHFSQPGSVQGFHYEDPSGEAPQPLLDNYVDTSVSEEHLLRCTYRNLSRGQHLRLKTATFIPPEAREMPGYEFIASPTLYSGQTITARCYVKDTTGYIEAALFTQVNGDDDNLLTRHGKKMALEPGRWYTLSFTVNETGGQPITFVGIELISPCGGSHGTLYLDYLTWDDCVTYEMLPLQKPKGKVWMRAWVDSVDMADFHWNPGVRISKDPGLGLLYQGTETWHNYHIKATILPHLFRKGGIACAIRGLRNYLMVYLDHEKQAKLAMNVDGDIDILASAPFDFQWEKHVDIEVNMRNGIIEATFDGSTMLKAECDERLLYGAAGFLVESGSLSCLQMTIES, encoded by the coding sequence ATGATAGATTCACCTGCTTATATTGAAAAAGTTTATTCTGGTGTTCTGGGTAAAATCATAGGGGTATATATGGGCAGACCCGTTGAGGGATGGAGCCACAAGAAGATACAAAAAGAGATTGGTGATATTTGGTATTACGTTCATGATAAGATTGGTGTTCCGTTGATTGTTACCGATGATGACATCTCCGGCACCTTTACCTTTATACGCGCCCTTGAAGATAGCCCTGGCCAGAAGATTCCGGACGGGAAAGATGTTGCCCATGCCTGGCTAAATTACATTATTGAAAACCGAACCATTCTTTGGTGGGGAGGAAAGGGAATCTCTACCGAACATACTGCCTATTTGGCTCTCAAAGAGGGGGTGGAACCCCCCGAAAGTGGTTCAATTGAACGAAACGGAAAGATTGTGGCCGAGCAGATAGGAGCCCAAATTTTTATAGACGGTTGGGCCATGGTGGCTCCCGGCGATCCCGATTTTGCCGTTTCATTGGCATCTGCGGCAGCTCATGTTAGTCATGACAGGGAAGCCGTATACGGTGCAATGGTCATTGCGGCCATGGAAGCATTGGCCTTTGTCTGTGATGGGACCGAGGATATCCTAAAGAAGGCCTTATCATATATTCCCGACGACTCTGTTATCTATTGCATGAATAGCTACCTGATAGAGCTGCATCATCGTGAGCCTGACTGGCGGAAGGCATGGTCGGAATTCAGCTCCATGTATAACTATGAGAAGTATCCGGGGTTTTGCCATATCGTTCCCAACCATGGACTTGTGGTTCTGAGTCTTTTATACGGCGACGATGATTTCCAGAAATCGCAAATGATTGTAAATACCTGTGGTTGGGATACGGACTGCAACGCCGCCAATGTTGGTTGTTTTCTCGGTATTAAAAATGGCCTGGCCGGTATCGATGCCGGAGCCGACTTTAGAACGCCTGTTCGTGATCGCCTTTATCTTGCAACGGCCGACGGGGGACGTGCCATCAGCGATGCGTTAACCGTAGCTTACCAACTGATTAATGCTGCAAGAAAATTAAAAGGACTTCCCGGATTGGCACCCAAACAGGGAGCCCGCTTTCATTTCTCCCAGCCTGGCTCCGTACAAGGTTTTCATTACGAAGATCCCTCCGGTGAAGCACCCCAGCCCTTGCTGGACAACTATGTCGATACAAGCGTCTCAGAAGAACATCTTTTACGATGTACGTACAGGAATTTGAGCCGAGGCCAGCATCTTCGCTTGAAAACCGCTACCTTCATTCCTCCGGAAGCGAGGGAAATGCCCGGCTATGAGTTTATTGCCTCCCCTACGCTGTATTCGGGGCAGACAATAACCGCACGGTGTTATGTTAAAGATACCACGGGATATATCGAAGCTGCCTTATTTACTCAGGTAAATGGTGATGATGATAACCTGTTGACCCGTCACGGCAAAAAGATGGCTCTGGAGCCAGGCAGATGGTACACTCTTTCCTTTACCGTAAACGAAACCGGGGGACAGCCCATTACCTTCGTCGGCATCGAGCTTATTTCTCCATGCGGAGGAAGTCACGGTACGCTCTATTTGGATTACCTTACCTGGGATGATTGTGTCACCTATGAGATGCTCCCCCTTCAAAAGCCCAAAGGAAAGGTCTGGATGCGAGCCTGGGTCGACTCCGTAGATATGGCCGATTTTCACTGGAATCCCGGGGTACGGATCAGCAAGGACCCCGGACTGGGTCTCCTCTATCAGGGCACGGAAACATGGCATAACTACCACATAAAGGCAACAATTCTTCCCCATCTTTTTCGAAAAGGGGGAATCGCATGTGCCATCAGGGGCTTACGGAATTATCTCATGGTCTATCTTGACCATGAAAAGCAAGCAAAGCTTGCGATGAATGTCGATGGAGATATCGATATTCTTGCATCTGCTCCCTTTGATTTTCAGTGGGAAAAACATGTAGACATTGAAGTAAACATGAGGAATGGGATTATCGAAGCAACGTTTGATGGAAGTACCATGCTGAAAGCAGAGTGTGATGAAAGACTGTTGTACGGTGCTGCAGGTTTTCTCGTAGAATCGGGGAGTCTGTCGTGTTTACAGATGACGATAGAATCGTGA
- the nifJ gene encoding pyruvate:ferredoxin (flavodoxin) oxidoreductase translates to MSEKKMVTIDGNTAVAHVAHATNEVIAIYPITPSSPMGELADVYSAQGRKNIWGTVPDVVELQSEAGASGSVHGALTTGALTTTFTASQGLLLMIPNMFKIAGELTSTVFHIAARAVAAQALSIFGDHSDVMAARSTGFAMLASNNVQETMDNALIAQAATLESRIPFIHFFDGFRTSHEIQKVEEISYDVMREMINDEYVRAHRSRGMNPEKPVVRGTSQNPDVFFAARETVNKFYEATPDIVQKAMDRFAKLTGRQYHLFDYVGAADAERVVVMMGSGADTMEETMNVLQAKGEKIGLVKVHLFRPFSAKHFVEALPKTVKKIAVLDRTKEPGSLGEPLYEDVRTAIGEIMEAGKSQFASWPKTVGGRYGLGSNEFTPGMAKAVFDNLAADQPKNHFTVGIYDDLAYTSLDWDESFSTSNGKVHRAMFYGLGSDGTVGANKNSIKIIGEATDNYAQGYFVYDSKKAGATTVSHLRFGKELIKSTYNIQRANFLACHKFTFLERFDILKNAEEGGVFLLASPYNKDEVWENLPVEVQQQIIDKKLRFYVIDAVSIAEKAGMGSRINVIMQTAFFKISGILPEDQAIELIKKYITKTYMKKGQDVVDKNIKTIDMARDAIEEVSYPKEVKGNKHMIKLIPDDAPEFVKTVTGELMASRGEKLKTSQLPIDGTYPTGTTKYEKRNIAEKIPVWDPEVCIQCADCSAVCPHGVIRMKVYDAGLLDKAPKTFKSTDAKGKEFAGQKFTIEVAPEDCTGCGACWNICPVNKKFDKKALSMEHQLPLREQEKENWEYFLSIPNYDRSKLNLNSTKGSQLLQPLFEFSGACAGCGETPYVKLVSQFFGDRAVIANATGCSSIYGGNLPTTPYTTRDDGRGPTWSNSLFEDAAEFGYGMRLTSDRMGNYAMELVDRLLANTPSGIDKSLLENIKSNPQKTDEEIDRQREWKDKLVAQCKASDNYDATELASVADYLIKRSVWVFGGDGWAYDIGYGGLDHVLASGRNINVLCMDTEVYSNTGGQMSKSTPVGAIAKFAASGKSTSKKDLGMMAMSYGYVYVARVAMGYNRMQTIKAIREAEAYDGPSLIIAYSHCINHGINMTKGMDQQKLAVNSGMWPLWRFNPDLTTEGKNPFNLDSKEPTIDPADYMYNEVRYKSLKAANPERAAALLEKVKYDVDRKYRELKYLADRDF, encoded by the coding sequence ATGTCTGAGAAAAAGATGGTTACGATCGACGGCAATACGGCCGTCGCCCATGTGGCCCATGCCACAAACGAGGTAATCGCAATTTATCCGATTACTCCGTCTTCTCCCATGGGAGAGCTGGCCGATGTGTACAGCGCCCAGGGCAGAAAAAACATTTGGGGAACGGTCCCCGACGTAGTTGAGCTTCAGTCGGAAGCTGGAGCTTCCGGTTCTGTGCACGGCGCTCTTACCACCGGCGCGCTTACAACAACCTTTACCGCGAGCCAGGGCTTGCTGTTGATGATCCCCAACATGTTTAAGATTGCCGGAGAGCTGACATCCACAGTGTTTCACATCGCGGCACGAGCAGTTGCGGCCCAGGCGCTTTCCATCTTCGGTGATCATTCCGATGTGATGGCCGCCCGCTCCACCGGTTTTGCCATGCTCGCCAGTAACAACGTTCAGGAAACCATGGATAACGCCCTCATCGCCCAGGCGGCGACCCTTGAGTCACGGATTCCCTTTATCCACTTCTTTGACGGATTCCGGACCAGCCATGAAATCCAGAAGGTGGAAGAGATTTCCTATGATGTGATGCGTGAAATGATCAACGATGAATATGTTCGCGCCCATCGATCCAGAGGAATGAACCCTGAAAAGCCTGTCGTTCGGGGAACCAGCCAAAACCCCGATGTCTTCTTTGCAGCCCGGGAAACGGTCAACAAGTTCTACGAAGCGACCCCCGATATTGTCCAGAAGGCTATGGATAGGTTTGCCAAACTGACCGGACGCCAGTACCACCTTTTCGACTACGTCGGTGCAGCAGATGCCGAACGCGTTGTCGTGATGATGGGAAGCGGTGCCGACACCATGGAAGAGACCATGAATGTGCTCCAGGCAAAGGGTGAGAAGATCGGATTGGTAAAGGTTCACCTCTTCCGCCCCTTCAGCGCAAAGCATTTTGTCGAAGCTCTGCCTAAAACCGTAAAAAAGATCGCGGTCCTCGACAGAACAAAAGAGCCGGGAAGCCTCGGTGAACCCCTTTACGAAGATGTTCGCACCGCCATCGGTGAGATTATGGAGGCTGGAAAAAGCCAGTTTGCAAGCTGGCCCAAAACCGTGGGTGGACGTTACGGACTCGGTTCCAACGAATTCACCCCGGGCATGGCAAAGGCTGTTTTCGACAACCTTGCCGCCGATCAGCCGAAAAACCATTTCACCGTGGGTATCTACGATGATTTGGCCTACACCAGTCTCGACTGGGATGAGAGCTTCAGCACGTCCAACGGTAAGGTACACCGGGCTATGTTCTACGGCCTCGGTTCCGACGGTACCGTAGGTGCAAACAAGAACAGCATCAAGATCATCGGAGAAGCCACCGACAACTATGCTCAGGGCTACTTCGTCTACGATTCGAAGAAAGCAGGTGCAACCACCGTCAGCCATCTCCGCTTCGGAAAAGAGCTGATCAAGAGCACCTACAATATTCAGCGGGCAAACTTCCTCGCTTGTCACAAGTTCACCTTCCTTGAACGATTCGACATCCTAAAGAATGCGGAAGAAGGCGGAGTGTTCCTCCTTGCCAGCCCCTACAATAAGGATGAAGTGTGGGAAAATCTCCCCGTCGAGGTGCAGCAGCAGATTATCGACAAGAAGCTTCGCTTTTATGTCATTGACGCTGTTTCCATTGCCGAAAAAGCGGGAATGGGAAGCAGAATCAACGTCATCATGCAGACCGCTTTCTTCAAAATCTCCGGTATCCTTCCCGAGGACCAGGCAATCGAACTTATCAAGAAGTACATCACCAAGACCTATATGAAAAAGGGACAGGATGTCGTAGACAAGAACATCAAGACCATCGATATGGCACGTGATGCAATTGAAGAGGTCAGCTATCCCAAAGAGGTCAAGGGCAATAAGCACATGATTAAGCTTATTCCCGATGATGCCCCCGAATTTGTTAAAACCGTTACTGGCGAACTTATGGCCAGCCGCGGTGAAAAGCTGAAAACAAGCCAGCTGCCGATCGACGGGACCTACCCCACCGGCACCACCAAATACGAGAAGCGAAACATCGCCGAAAAGATCCCCGTATGGGACCCTGAGGTCTGTATCCAGTGTGCAGACTGTTCGGCGGTTTGCCCCCACGGTGTTATCAGAATGAAGGTGTACGATGCCGGCCTGTTGGACAAGGCACCCAAGACCTTCAAGAGCACCGATGCAAAAGGCAAAGAGTTTGCCGGCCAGAAATTCACCATCGAGGTGGCACCGGAAGATTGTACCGGTTGCGGCGCCTGTTGGAACATCTGTCCTGTGAACAAGAAGTTCGATAAGAAAGCCCTTTCCATGGAGCACCAGCTGCCTCTGAGGGAACAGGAAAAAGAAAACTGGGAATACTTCCTCTCAATCCCCAACTACGATCGAAGCAAACTCAACCTCAACAGCACCAAGGGCAGCCAGCTGCTCCAGCCGCTGTTTGAGTTCAGCGGAGCCTGTGCAGGTTGTGGTGAAACCCCCTACGTCAAGCTGGTCAGTCAGTTCTTCGGCGACAGGGCTGTTATTGCAAACGCCACGGGATGTTCCTCCATCTACGGCGGAAACCTCCCCACCACGCCCTATACCACCAGAGACGACGGAAGAGGGCCGACATGGTCAAACAGTCTCTTTGAAGATGCGGCAGAGTTTGGTTACGGCATGCGCCTTACCAGCGACAGAATGGGTAACTACGCCATGGAGCTGGTTGATCGGCTGCTTGCCAATACCCCTTCAGGTATCGACAAGAGTCTTCTTGAAAACATCAAATCCAACCCCCAGAAAACCGATGAAGAGATTGATCGCCAGAGGGAATGGAAAGACAAGCTGGTCGCCCAGTGCAAGGCTTCCGACAACTACGATGCAACAGAGCTCGCCAGCGTCGCCGACTATCTGATCAAACGATCGGTATGGGTCTTCGGTGGTGACGGATGGGCCTATGACATCGGTTACGGCGGTCTCGATCATGTTCTGGCCAGTGGAAGAAATATCAACGTGCTTTGTATGGACACCGAGGTTTACTCCAATACCGGAGGCCAGATGTCAAAATCCACTCCGGTAGGAGCCATTGCCAAGTTTGCCGCAAGCGGAAAATCGACCTCTAAAAAAGACCTCGGCATGATGGCCATGAGCTACGGCTATGTCTATGTCGCTCGTGTTGCCATGGGGTATAACCGAATGCAGACGATCAAAGCAATCCGAGAAGCCGAGGCTTACGACGGTCCTTCTCTGATCATCGCTTACAGCCACTGTATCAACCACGGTATCAACATGACCAAGGGTATGGACCAGCAGAAGCTGGCTGTCAACAGCGGTATGTGGCCTTTGTGGAGATTTAATCCCGACCTTACCACCGAGGGAAAGAACCCCTTCAACCTCGACAGCAAGGAGCCGACGATCGATCCTGCAGACTACATGTACAACGAGGTACGTTACAAATCCCTTAAGGCTGCAAATCCCGAAAGGGCTGCTGCTCTGCTTGAGAAGGTAAAGTACGATGTAGACCGGAAGTACCGGGAACTGAAGTATCTTGCCGACAGGGATTTCTAA